The Scleropages formosus chromosome 21, fSclFor1.1, whole genome shotgun sequence DNA segment cCGGATGACTGGGGTTGCATAGTTTAAAACCATCGGGAAGGccaaatctgagcataaaattcttaaaatgtttgatgctaacatcctctttaccctccagatatatattaaaatccccACCGATTATTAAATGTCTGTtgcagacacaaaagggggccAACTCTTCTAAAAGAGATACGCGGGATGCGGCCTCTACCGGAGCATAGACGCACATCGCACGGATGCGCTGTTccctccaggtggcgtccactcccaaTACTCTACCCTGTAGGACAGTAAACGTGCTTGCATTCTCAAAGCTTCgttcaccaaagagaatgccaacacctgttgagtggacgccacccacactccagcaTGATCTACCTCTTCTCCAACCCGAAGAGAAAGCGGCCACACCCCGCTGGTCTcgaaggtggacttcctgtaaaaaacataactggaaggcagaggatgcaagcctGTCAGacactgctgctcttttcaagacattcttcagtcctctgacgtttaaggttaaaattctgaaatcagccataaaaggggcgaattaaataaattaaccaaccataagaAGAAGCTTTTTGCCGCAGCTgggcctggctgcttccacagttgaggttttgaacagggtccattcagactgcacgccccctacctcctccgggacatgggagaagttctcacggtGGCGGGAGTTAAAATCGTTCCGGATAGGGTCCTTTGACAGTTGTTTCCggcacaccctcactatgcgcttgggtctaccgggtctgtccgtTAGTTTTatcccgccatctgatccagctcaccaccagatggtgatcggttggcagctcagcacctctctttacCCAAGCGTCCAGAatatgtggcctcaagtcagatgaaacgactacagaGTCAATTGgtccaaggagctctggtatcaAGTACACTCGTGAGCATCGTTGGGTTCAAACACGGTGTTTGTTatggctagcacagaaatccaataacatttcaccattcgggtttagatcgggcaagctgttcttcTAAGGTCACTGCCAACGTGAGCGTGGAAGTCCCCCAGGacgactatggagtctgtaggcggggccctgtccagaaccctacccactctctccaagaagatccgaatactctgaactgctgtttggtgcataagcacacacaacagtcagttTTCCTCTCCTGCGATCTtcttaagttgcattgaggcgacTCTCTCGTCCGCTGGGACAAAcgccaactgtatggcagccagccaggggcttgtgagcaTCCCCgcacccgcccggcgcctctcaacctgtgcaactcctgagtaggagagagaccaccccctgtcaaggagtttggttccagagacaacactgtgagtggaggtgagcccaactatatccagttggtatttctcaacctcccgcaccagttccggatCCTTTCACCCCAGTGAAGTTACATTCCGCGTGCCAAGAGCAAGTTTCTGCCGCAAGGATCCGTGACACCACGCGccaccctccccccctccttctgcctgaaaggcattgcacccccTGTGTTGAAGCTTGCTGGTGGTGGGCCCACGTGACCGCCCATGTTGctttttcgggctgagcccagctgggttacgtgggctgctcGGCCACCAAGCGCTCACCTAGGAAcgctacccccaggcctggctccaggggtaggtcctggtgaccctattctgggcagggtaaacgttgttttcttttttcacggGGATTTTTTGATCGTGTTGGTCttgatcttcactccagacgtGTTCGCCATAGGAGACGCTACCATGCTCCCGgtgatatagctctggagatccctagatcgcacaagcccttccgccacaagaaggccccgatccaggaagggtcaGTGGTTCCACTCTGTTTTTTACTGGAATGCGGACAACTgtacaaaattacaaaataccCACTTCCATGTGATACAGGAGGAAAAAGCTGGAGAGAAATGAATCAAAGCAGCatggaaaatatttctgttttcctgtACCTGGAGTTCGGCGCGTCAATGGAGAGACACAGCTACGAATTATTGTGAATTATCGATGGAGCGCCCGCTCTTCAGCACGAccgtgtgcgtttgtgtgtcaCACCAACTGGAGGAGAAATGTTGTGTAACTGCACTTCATGTGTTATTGCAGAAATGGGAAACACTCAGCAGAGAGCAGCGTAGGCTGCTGGGTTTGATGGCCCGCAATCACCTTACAAAATAATCACTataaccatcatcatcagcagcgagagaatctctcacacacacacacacacacacacacaacctgtttGCGGACGGAGGGCGATCCGTGCGgcttaatttagggtaagaggTGACGGAAGAGAGAAGCATGAGGCcggctatttttactgtaaggGTTAGTTTGTACTCTGCTGAAGTCACACAGCCTTCGGGTGCTCAGATGGTCCCCAGCACTGTCTCACACATCTACTGTTTCTGCATGTGCAAATCCCCACACAGTGAAAGAAACTGGTCTCACAAGCAGGTCTGTATTGCATGGGGAGGGAGTTTGGCTGGTCGAAGATACAGGAGGGTGAGATCACAAGGCAGCACATCCATCCCTGGACAGAAGCAGAGGACCGTCTGCGAACGGGAGGAGCTCGGACACATTTGGCTTGTCTAGTGACAAGGTCTATTatcctcccttttttttttttttgaagggggGACTTTGAGGTCAGGGTTCCTTAGAAACCTGACCCGGAACCTGCACCTGCAGCAGAAGGGTTCAGCAGTCTCCTCTGTACAAAGCCAGGATATTGCCCCCATCCTTAGAGATGCAACTTCCCTTCTCCCCTACCAAACTGGTATGCGCTACTTGCCAACTTCACTCTAGTAAGGGGGCATAGGCTGCCTAGCAATTGCATGCTGGCAGAGGGGCTCAGAAACTTAATCATGCAAATAACCAAGTTTGTACAGCAAGAGGGCCGCATGTGCAAATCCTCACAAGCAGGTATGTAAAGGGTTAACACCTGTACCATCTACCACCAGTAGGTAGTCCCCCAAGTTTGTAGCACCCTTGCGCGAACTATGCAGGAACCATGACCAATGTGGGAGATGGTCTTTCCCCATCTACCTCCTCCCTTACACCCACACAGGTGGGGGTAACCCCTTTTCCCCCTAATCTAATACAAGTAGGAAGTAAGCAGGCCAGTTTACACCTATTGGTATCTCAGCAGCTAAAGGGTTCGTGTAGTGCACCTGTCTTAAGGGGAACGTGGTATTGCCATTAACCTTGCTTTTACACCAATACTTCCAAAGTTAAAACAACCCCTGTTGGAAGAACAGCAACTGAACTACAGCCACCTTTTGGTGGCTACTAAAAGCCTATACATGCTGTCTGTCTATCACAGGAGAACTGTTGTAGATTAGATTTGTTCTTGGCTGGATTAGCAATACTGCTCATGTCAGAAGAAGAAAGCCATATTAAGTCATGTGGCAAGTTGTATTTATTACAAACATGaatcattttacataaaaaaaatatctgtttcaGTTTAACATTACATGGGAGAAGCAGCTAGTCAGGTGTTCCAGAGGAACTTCTGAATTGAGTCACTAGGTTTGAGGGTTCTTTGATTCCATCTTCAAGCATATGAAAGGCAGCAACAGCTCCTCATTCCCCACAAAGAGGTCAAATGGCCTCACCCTCATGTTCCAGAATGGCAAGGGTATCAGCAGGGTTGAGGCTCAGACTGGAAGGTAAGAGTAATTGAGAGTTTACAATGACATTATGAGTGACACCTTGGGAAAGTGCAACGCTAAATCACATGCTTGGGGGATACTCAGAGGGGCTGGTACCCCTCCaacttcttcctcctccagatGTAGAGGGCCACAGCAACTGCAACAATGAGGAccagcaagaggaggaggaggaggatacCCAAGATCAGGGCCAAGTTGCTACTTCCTTGGTCCACAGGACAGGGGTCCGCTGCAGGGAGAACAAACATTAGTGCTCTCTTGTCACAGAGATGTTGGCTCCCAAGTCCCCCGAACATGCTGTGACCAGTTTAAGGTCAACAAAAACTGGGCCACAATGTCAGCAGTGACCTACCAGGACCAAAGGCAGGTCCTGTGAAGTCCAATGCCTGAATCCTTTGTTGGAAGACTTCCAGGGAAAGTTTCCGGCCCATTGAGACGGACTGCTGGTTACAGGCATACGAGTGGCACAGCTGGGCACTGAAGAGCTGTACAGATTCATTCTTGGCTGTGTAAGTTCTCTTTTTAGGGTCTGTAAGGCAGAAAAAGCCACCTCTGCATTTTAACCTGCTTGCACAGGAATTTGTAACCAGAGCGAGTCAGTCTCATGAATGAGATCAGAAGTTACTCAATGAGTGACAGAATAGATTTAAGCACATGTtgagacattttaaattagaaaactgCACTTCCAGGAACAGTCCTAGGAGACCTTACCTGCATTTGGAAATGAGTAGGTCACAAAAAAGGCAATAGTGCTCACATACACAgtgttggtggtggtgttcTGGAACACATTGAAAGAACCAAAATCCAGTTACTTCAATGCAAGTTAACGGCATATATTAAACCACCTCAAATTTTACATCACCCCCTTCCCCACGGGCACAAACCTTCTGAAAACGAAAGAATATAACCCCTTCGTCAAACTTGAGGTGGAGTGTTGCTGTGGTCTCACCACAGCCTCCCACAGCAACTGTGCGGGAAGGCTGGATTGTGAAGATTCCCTCAGACTGAAAGTGAGAGAAGGAAGCAGCAAGGTCTGACAGAGGCAGCATCTTCACATACAGGATCAACGGTATCTTACCATTATGTAAAAAGGTGTTCTGAACACCTCTATGTTAACCAAGAGGAGTTGAGCATGGTGGTCCTTATAGCTTGTAGGATAAGCATTTTCATCATGAATACTAAGTGTTATCAAATCACTCAAGGTTTTGCAGCAATCTTTTCAGCTAGAAAAGATTAGGAAATTACTACAAAGAAACCAAGGACCAGTTCAATATGAAGCAAAATGGGTGCCTGGGTCCCCCAGAGGAGGGCCTTTACATACCTCATTCTTGAAAATGGTGCGGTAGGTCACCCTTATTTGTAGGGCCATCTCTGCCTTGACACACAATATGCCACCTTTCCTCTCAATGGTGTAGTTGCCCACCACCAGCTCGGGTGGTGTCGGGCCAGCAGCTGGGGTGGTGGTAGCCATAGTGGAATAAGCAGTCTTTGTGATGCTAGGTGCCCGTGTACCAGTGGTAAACCCAGTTATGGTGGTAGCATGACCTTCTGTAAGGATTGTGGAAGCAGTCTCTGCTGTAGAAGACAGCACCTTTGATGGGGTTGTCTCCATGGGAGTTGACTTTGTAGGGAGGGCCTCAGTCACCACAGCGGTGGTTGAAGCATTCATGGTTGTAGGTACCTCTGTTAGGGTGGTAGATGATGCACTAGCGAATGCCCCTGCGGTGACCGTGGAAGCCATTTGGCTCGTCTCCGTAGTTGTAGAAGCCAACTCCTCCCAAGGGTAGGGAAATTTTGAGGAGACTGGCCCCTCCATGGTAGAGGTACTCTCTTCAGTGGTAGAAGACCATTCTTCCCAAGTGTAGCCCATCTTTGTTGCAGATGTTTGCTCCTCTGAACCAGAGGCAGTTTCCACAGTAGAGGAAGCAAAGTCTTTCCAATTGTAAGCGCCATCTTCCATTGTTGAAGAAAGATCTGATACAGTGGTCGTCTTCATAGTAGACGCCTGTTTCAGGGATAGACGTGACACCCCCAAAAACTGGCCTGTGACCATATGGCAAGGTATACAGGTATGGTGCAGTTGTTGGCATTGTGAGACGTATAGCTGTTCtcttctgagagagagagatggctgGAGGGAGAAACAGTGGGATCTGTTTAGTCATAGTTCTGACCCAGAGTATAGCCAAGCATTAGCTAGAGCGCTAATCACCATACTAAAAAGGTGAATCTTGAAATAGCTCGTAGTGTTAGAGCTGCCTTCAGGTCCAAATCCTGCTTTTAGCTGTACCAGTACCTTCATATAAGGGACATACCCTTAATTGTGCCAGTAGaaggtacccagctgtatagatgggtaaatttgAACATTGCAAGTTGGAGAAACTGCTAGATGAGCACATATGGTTGCCAGGTTCCTTCACCAGGTCACATGGTGGTATGAGGCTTTAAACTTTGCCAGTTTGACTCCAGGCAGTCACAGCTGGCTAGCTGTCTTACTAGAACTATCCCACACATTGATTTGTATGTTTGAAATTACTAGTCACAAAAAACCTATTCCATTAGAGGCCTGGTCACAGTTTGATGTATTTGGAAGGTAAATACATGTCATTGTTAAATGGTGACTTGTGGCTCAGAAATGCTACTTCCcccccttgggggggggggggttacctcATGAGCCAATTCAGAAACAAGTTATACAAGGCAAGCCTGTATCTGCACAGGCAATTACCATTACCTGTGTCATACTAGACTCATTAGACATGAGCAGCTATAAGGTTGAGCTTCCAACTGCTACCAAATGGTGGCATTTAGTACCATTTCACCAGGTGAATACCACTTCTAGCCAAATTTGCACAAGATCATACAATTAAGTGCAATACTTAATCCCTGTAATAGGGAAAAGCCAAGAACTGTGGTAGTCAAAGTTCTACTTCTTAAGGTAGTGCTTAATGGTTGCATCAAGTTGTGACTCAGAATTTGACCATCCCTCCTCCCCAGTCAAAGATCAAACCTGAATCCAGCCCACTTCAGAAATACCATTTACTATACACCATCCACCACAAAATTATAGTGAACTGCAAGGCCATGATACTTGGCATTCTGAGAATGAAGATATTTCAAAAAACTCTTTAATGGTTAAAGCAAGCTCCTATTGAATGCACTGGTGTTCTTGAGACAAAGTGAGAAAACGCTCACCTATGACCAAGGACAGGGCCAAAGCCATTGTGAGCAGACGCAGCCTGGTTCTCCTCATGGTGACCATGGGTCCTCCAAACAAGACACTGATGATGTCCATCAAGGGCCTCAAATCAGCATTAAGTACTCCAGGGACCGACCCCGCTCACTGCATACAAAACACAAGGGAGCAGCTGCACCAGTCAACCTGCTCCTCACCACGGGCTGCTTCCCGTACACTAGACAGTTGTCAGTCATTCATCCCGCGCGGCCTTTTAACTGATCGCTGGCTCGTGAAGGACGCACGCGACGGGGGCGTTCCGTTACGGAGGGACCCGCCCACAACATCTAAATATGGTCAATCCAGGGCGGCGCTCATTAACGGAGGACAAAGTCTCAATTTACGGTATTTAGCCTAGGGAACTGAAATCCCAGGGTAAAAACTGCTAATTGACTATAGGATAGATTAAGTGGACCGACGCAAATTGTATCATGAGTCGtgtaatatttattctgtttatcagttttattggaaattttgtcttttttacttgcattaattttaataaagatggaaaaatcagatattattattattattattattattattattatttacagcggtcattaaaaaatagaaagctagctcaaacatttaaattaaccGGCTTTCGCAGATTCACGCTCGCTGTATAGTTTATACTAGCCAAAATACGTGCggataaatgtttcaaaagttTCGAAAATTTAATTTGGTTGCCATTTAAAGACTTAATTCTGTCGATCGATGCGACATGATTTTTTGacgcttataattatttacagcaaTAGCCACACaacttatatatatatggaaatatGGTATTCCATTGCTCGTAGCGAATATAGTCAGAGCTGGAGTCTGAGAAGAGCGTTTTAAAGTATGGACATAGATAGACCCTCACTTCGTCATTCTCTAAATTTACTGGAATCCTCTGCTGTAGTATTGCCTGTGCAGCAAGGGACTGCCCTGAACTACTTAGTTATAGTTAcacggctgtataaatgagcaattaaTTGGAATTAGCTCGGTATACAAACATAccattgtgtttgtaaatcGCTAAGTTAGAGGAGAAaatcgtcagctaaatgaatgcaatttGAGATGATGCGGTTCTGATaacttacatttgttcatttaagatAATGAtccctttcccccccccccgcgccccgtcaaagcgacttacagtattacggttacacttatttacccgtTTAATACGGGTGActaatttttattgcagcaggagttaggaaagtaccttgctcgagtaCTACAGTCGTGGTACAGAGTCAGAATCTGAGAGAGGAATCGAACCTACAACTTTCGGCTCTAGAGGCAGTAACTTTAACCACGATGCTAGCAGCTGTCTCGAGAACGTCCTCTTAAGATGATATACAAATTTGGAATGTTACATTTAGACAGTAGGAagcaaaaaaatcaagttaGCCACGTTTACAGTTGCTCGGCTATTGGCGAATGTGACATGAGCGTGAAAACTACAAATCCCACAATTACCATGTCTTTGACTGTATTACACGTTAAACCCTGAGACAGTTGAAAAGCGTCATAACAGCGCGACAGACGGACAGGGAGCAGTGTGGCAAGACGCTTAACAGAGGCAGGGGGTGATGTGAATATTATTGGTTTACAGCCGCTGACATTCAGAAATAAACATGTGATGCTGATAAATAACTGAGGCGTAACTTGTCACATGCTGTAAATGTAGTAGGCCGCTGTTATATACATTCGTGTGGATAACGAGCTAAAGAAGAGCAAGAGAggctgctactactactagaCTAGACTAGGCGGAGGTCTCTTGAGCCGCACGCGAGTCTCGTCTCGGTGAAACGAGTCAGGACATGTCATCATCGTGACATGGACTCCAGCGTGGCCTTCCTCAAGTACGAGCTGGTCTCCACCATCGAGCAAACGGTGCGCTGCGTCGTGGTCGTGAAGACCGTGCCTCGGGCGGGGGACGCCGGCACGGGACACGGGTGGTGGCGCACGTGGCCAAGCTGAAGCTGCAGGCGATGTGTCACGGACGTGTTTTGTAGAAGAGTGTCTGCCCCATGCTAAGTTGATCGAGGATTTACATCGTTTGATTTCGTaggacactgactgactgtttCTGCGTTGTTGTGTGTTATGCTGTGTATAATGTATGTTTTCAACCAAAAAAAGTGTTGTCTTGTAATGTTTAGACTTTGGTGACGGAGATCTACAGTAGCATGACGATGATGACCTTGACTTTCAACGGCTGTCCTATTAGcccattataataataacaattatttccATAATTACCCAACTTTTGGTCATCACGCCTAAGGCAGAGCGCCCATCAGTGGTACAGCATCGGTCGTCCGGTACCGCTGCCAAACCTTTTCTTATTTGGGTTTCGCTCTTGTTTGTCAGTCCGGCGGTGACTGCCTTTTGTTTACGATTCCCTTCAAGTGACTTATGTAAAATTTCcagcaagcaaaaaagtaaGTGTTGTGGTGGTAGAGAAAAGTATAACTAAAACAGAGAAGCAGATCTGGAAATGcaagtgaaaacaataaaatgcatggcatgaaaatacaattataatactgcattaaatttacattgtagcatgaataatatgtgaaattagtgaaaaaaacaaagccctGTTATACAGTGTAACACCTGAGCATGTTGATTGTTTATATTGTAGACACTCATAgtttatacagtacagttacAGTTCAGAGTCACCCTGTAAGGAGGGAGGGCAAGTCCTACGCCACGTCTCACCCGAATCTGGTTCCTCAGCTGCTCGGCCTCCTGCCGCAGCTGCTCCAGTTCGCTCAT contains these protein-coding regions:
- the LOC114909294 gene encoding macrosialin-like produces the protein MVTGQFLGVSRLSLKQASTMKTTTVSDLSSTMEDGAYNWKDFASSTVETASGSEEQTSATKMGYTWEEWSSTTEESTSTMEGPVSSKFPYPWEELASTTTETSQMASTVTAGAFASASSTTLTEVPTTMNASTTAVVTEALPTKSTPMETTPSKVLSSTAETASTILTEGHATTITGFTTGTRAPSITKTAYSTMATTTPAAGPTPPELVVGNYTIERKGGILCVKAEMALQIRVTYRTIFKNESEGIFTIQPSRTVAVGGCGETTATLHLKFDEGVIFFRFQKNTTTNTVYVSTIAFFVTYSFPNADPKKRTYTAKNESVQLFSAQLCHSYACNQQSVSMGRKLSLEVFQQRIQALDFTGPAFGPADPCPVDQGSSNLALILGILLLLLLLVLIVAVAVALYIWRRKKLEGLSLNPADTLAILEHEGEAI